CTCGTTTGGAGAACAGCTTGATTAAGCGACAGTTCGACAACGAGGCCGAACACCACTTGGCCAATGCTCGGGCCTTGGAGGCCAATGGCAATCATTTGGGAGCTTGGTATCAGTTCGACAAGATGGTGCAGGAGCTTCCGGAAACGACCGAGAATCGTCCTTATCGTTTGATCGCTCTACGCGAAATCGAACGACTTGAAAACCTGCGGCTTCACAAAGGCGTGAATAAGGTGCAGTCGGTATCTGTTGATGAGTTCATATCGCAAGCCCAAGACATGATTCTGTCCGGCAAGGAGAAGGAAGGCCGTGAGATTTATCAACGCGTGATTTCGCTGTACCAGTCTTACCCGGATCAAAAGGGTGCGGTCGATGCGGCAACGCAAGCGTTGGCTCAACCGGTCGCCATCGCTAAGAACAAGGATAGCGCGGCGAAATCGAAAACCGCACATGCCCCCGAGGTTCAAGAGGTTCGTAAGCAGCCAATCGCTGAATCGACCGAATCGTCGCCTGCTGCGAGCGAGGCGGCCGATGACGCTGCTGCAAACGTATCTTCCACTGAAGACACCAAGTCGGATGCGATAACGGAAGAGGGTGAATCGACCACCGAGGAAGCTTCCGCCCAGGCAACATCAAGCGAAGGGGATCAGCCGGACGCGACCCGACCTCCGCTGTTCCCCGATGCCCCGGTCTTACCGGGCGATAAATCAGGGCAACGATGAGTCCGTATTGCCGCAGTTACTTAACAATCCAATTTCCAGGAAGAGCTCGCCAACCAAACAGGTTGGCGGGCTCTTTTTTTGGTCATTGCCGACGGTAACGATTCTAACGGCAGTAATCCACCACTGCGGCGGTAATTGCGTCCACCATTTGACGACCAAGTTGCCATTTACGGCATAGGTTTTTAGTAGGTCCAAGCCTCGCGCACTTGAGCCTGCCTAAACCGCCCTCAATCTCTTCGGAACGCATTCTCGTTATGCTACGCGTATTGGAAATCAACGAACCGGAGGCTTTGTCCCATGTGCGAGGCAACTGGCAGCGCCTTTGGGAAGCCACCCAAGATGCAACCTTCTTTCAAACGCTTGAGTGGTTGCAGATCTACTGGAAACACTTCCGCGAAGACAAAAAACTGCGTGTACTGCTGGTCCTGGATGATCAACGCTTGGTAGGTGTTGTACCGCTGGTGGTGGTCAACGAATCGACTCGCTTGGGCAACATGCGTGTGCTGACTTATCCGCTTTCAGACTGGGGCACTCATTTCAGCTTGTTGGCTGCGGATCCTCAAGTGACGCTGCGGCGTGCACTTCAGCATATTCAAGAGACGCCGCGCGATTGGGACATGCTCGACTTTCGCTGGTTAGCGGAATCCGATTTGGAGCTGAACCTAACGGCTGGGGCGATGGCCGATGCCGGCTATTCCGCCGATCAAGGGGTTTGGAACGAAACAGTCCTGATTGATTTCGAGGGAACTTGGGACGAATACCTGCGAGCGCGAAGCCCAAAGCTTCGTTCCGATATTCGCCGCAACTTAAAGCGTTTCGAGCAAACAAATCGAGTCACATTGGAACGATACCGTCCGCAAGGTAAGTTGGTCGGCGATTGCGATCCACGTTGGGATTTGTTTCGCCAAGCGACCAGGATTGCCGAGCAAAGTTGGCAAGGCCATTCGACGACGGGGACGACGATCTCGCATCGCGCGATTCGCTCTTACATCAAAGATTGCCACATCGCCGCAACGGAACTGGGCATGCTTGATCTGGCGATTCTTTATTTCGAGGATCGACCGGTGGGCTTTTGCTATAACTACGTCTCCGATGGTCGCGTGTTTGGCCTGCGTCGCGGCGATGCGCCGGAGGCCCGTCATCATGGCCTTGGCACGGTTCTGACAGCGATGCTAATCCGTGACAGCTTTGATCGAAGCGACAAGCATCTCGACATGGGACCAGGCTCGTTCGAAGCAAAACGCCGCTGGATGACGCGGATTGCGACAGTCGGCCGAATGACGCACTACCCGTTGGTCGCACCGCGAGTACAACTGTTGCGGTTGAAGCATTGGTGGAAAGCGTGCTGCGATCGAAAATCTGGTCGCCTGCAAGCGGTCGCTAGTTCTAAGAGCACCGTTTCGTAGATTCCGGGCAAGTCCTACCAAGAAGAGCATATTGTTGCCTGAGGTGGAAACGAGAGCGAATGACACTTTCGGCCGCTGAGGTAATCGAACGGATCGAAGCGACCTACCCGCAGCTATCGAGCGTTTTGCATGATGAAATTGTCGAGGGACTGACGCATCTACAAATCGCGGAATTCAGTCGACTTACTCAACAGCAAATCGACGAGCACGATTGTGATGGTTTCCAGCGCACGTGCCGACTGTTCATCGAACTGTGGGACAACGCCGTGCCAGCAGTTATCAATGCGCTCAATGTTTCATTCCTTGAGCATCTCGTGTTTGAAGACGAAACGATCTTACGCCGCTGGGCTTATGACGGGATGCCAGAGCGAATGCGAGTTGCCTACGAAGAAATGCAGCTTCACAACCGACGGATTCACGGCCAAGAGAATGCGTGAATTGATCAACGTTTGTTGACCTCTCAAGAAACGAAACACGGCCGAAAGTCTTTACTACCACGAGGTAATCAGGGGCTTTCGACCGTCGCGCTTCGTTGGTTTGTATGCCTGATCTTTTCGCATCGATCAGGCTTGATCCCGCAGAAAGAATGTTTCCTTGGGTCTTACTTCATTTGCTTATTAGTAGTTTCGTTCTTACGCGAGAAAGTTATTCCCACAGGACAAAACTTTTTGAGGTTTCTTAAGCGAGCAAATCCTTAATCACCTTACCACCGTTGGCGATCTTCATCGGACGACCGCTCTTGCTGGTGAACGTGGTATCAAGTGAGATGCCCATCGCACGAATCACGGTGGCCATCAAGTCTTCCGAACTGTATGGTTCGGTTTCGACTGCGGTACCATCGGAGCTGGTCGCACCAATTGCTTGACCACCCTTGATACCACCA
The genomic region above belongs to Blastopirellula marina and contains:
- a CDS encoding GNAT family N-acetyltransferase; translation: MLRVLEINEPEALSHVRGNWQRLWEATQDATFFQTLEWLQIYWKHFREDKKLRVLLVLDDQRLVGVVPLVVVNESTRLGNMRVLTYPLSDWGTHFSLLAADPQVTLRRALQHIQETPRDWDMLDFRWLAESDLELNLTAGAMADAGYSADQGVWNETVLIDFEGTWDEYLRARSPKLRSDIRRNLKRFEQTNRVTLERYRPQGKLVGDCDPRWDLFRQATRIAEQSWQGHSTTGTTISHRAIRSYIKDCHIAATELGMLDLAILYFEDRPVGFCYNYVSDGRVFGLRRGDAPEARHHGLGTVLTAMLIRDSFDRSDKHLDMGPGSFEAKRRWMTRIATVGRMTHYPLVAPRVQLLRLKHWWKACCDRKSGRLQAVASSKSTVS